From a single Intestinibaculum porci genomic region:
- a CDS encoding glycogen/starch/alpha-glucan phosphorylase gives MELEKMLEEKAQQLFNGTLRDLTDEQTYITLLSVVKELLADKKTIEGERKVYYFSAEFLIGKLMSNNLINLGIRKEVKEILNKNGKSLSEIEEIENEPSLGNGGLGRLAACFLDSIATLGLPGDGIGLNYHLGLFKQEFKDNKQYETPNPWIGEYSWLNKTKKSYMVEYKDFCLKSTLYDIDVLGYKGDKNKLHLFDIDTVDESIVHDGIAFDKENLLKNLTLFLYPDDSDEDGKKLRVYQQYFMVSNGAQMILEDLKRRKIPLTELDKYVCIQINDTHPSLVIPELIRLLMKEGLTFKKCVQIVSRTCAYTNHTILAEALEKWPMYYLEEIVPQLVPIIEALDAVANERSDNPKTAIIDENKLVHMASMDIHFGFSINGVAAIHTDILKQSELKDFYDLYPKKFNNKTNGITFRRWLMDCDEELTDFIDSLIGEDYKTDADELTKLRDYLNDHDALTRLLDIKQTKKNQLAKVLYDKEGIKVDPESIFDIQIKRLHEYKRQQMNVLYIIYQYLQIKAGHLPAHPITCIFGAKAAPAYILAKDIIHTILCLQQIIDADPEVSPYLKVVMVTNYNVTYAEQLIPACDLSEQISLASKEASGTGNMKMMLNGAVTIGTDDGANVEIHDLVGDKNIYIFGIDSDTVIKHYEKADYHPADVLAKDPELKKLVDFIVSDEMVKVGDHECLERLHHDLCTKDWFMALIDAKDYIETKERAIKDYNDRYAWAKKMLINISAAGYFSSDRTIRQYNEDIWKLK, from the coding sequence ATGGAACTCGAAAAAATGTTGGAAGAAAAAGCCCAGCAGTTATTTAATGGCACATTACGTGATTTAACAGACGAACAGACTTATATTACATTATTAAGCGTCGTTAAAGAACTCTTAGCAGATAAAAAGACTATTGAAGGGGAAAGAAAGGTTTACTATTTCTCCGCTGAATTCTTAATTGGTAAGTTAATGAGTAATAACTTAATCAACTTAGGAATTCGTAAAGAAGTCAAAGAGATTTTAAATAAAAATGGCAAGAGCTTAAGTGAAATTGAAGAAATCGAAAATGAACCATCTTTAGGAAATGGTGGTTTAGGCCGTTTAGCAGCCTGCTTCTTAGACTCTATTGCCACATTAGGCTTACCTGGTGATGGGATTGGTTTAAACTATCACTTAGGTTTATTCAAACAGGAATTCAAAGACAATAAACAGTATGAAACACCAAACCCTTGGATCGGGGAATACTCATGGTTAAATAAGACGAAGAAATCTTATATGGTCGAATATAAAGATTTCTGCTTAAAGTCAACATTATATGATATTGATGTCTTAGGTTATAAAGGTGATAAAAACAAATTACACTTATTTGATATCGATACTGTTGATGAATCTATCGTTCATGATGGCATTGCCTTTGATAAAGAAAACTTATTAAAGAATTTAACATTATTCTTATACCCAGATGATTCGGATGAAGATGGTAAGAAATTACGTGTTTACCAGCAGTACTTCATGGTGTCTAATGGCGCTCAGATGATCTTAGAAGATTTGAAGAGACGTAAAATCCCACTTACAGAATTAGACAAATATGTATGTATCCAGATCAATGATACCCACCCATCATTAGTCATCCCAGAATTAATCAGATTATTAATGAAGGAAGGTTTAACCTTCAAGAAATGTGTACAGATCGTTTCTCGTACCTGTGCCTATACTAACCATACGATCTTAGCGGAAGCGTTGGAAAAATGGCCAATGTACTACTTAGAAGAGATCGTGCCACAGTTAGTCCCAATTATTGAAGCCTTAGATGCGGTCGCAAATGAACGCAGCGATAATCCTAAGACTGCCATTATCGATGAAAATAAACTTGTTCATATGGCCTCTATGGATATCCATTTCGGTTTCTCAATCAATGGTGTAGCTGCCATCCATACGGATATCTTAAAACAGTCAGAATTAAAAGACTTCTATGATTTATATCCAAAGAAATTTAACAATAAAACTAACGGTATTACATTCCGTCGCTGGTTAATGGACTGTGATGAAGAATTAACGGATTTCATCGATTCCTTAATCGGTGAAGATTATAAGACGGATGCTGATGAATTAACAAAGTTAAGAGATTACTTAAATGATCATGATGCCTTAACGCGTTTATTAGACATCAAACAGACAAAGAAGAATCAGTTAGCGAAAGTGCTTTATGATAAAGAAGGCATCAAAGTTGATCCAGAATCCATCTTTGATATCCAGATCAAACGTTTGCACGAATACAAACGTCAGCAGATGAATGTTTTATACATCATCTATCAGTACTTACAGATCAAAGCAGGCCATTTACCTGCTCACCCAATTACCTGCATCTTTGGGGCTAAAGCAGCACCTGCTTACATCTTAGCTAAAGATATTATCCACACGATTCTCTGCCTCCAGCAGATCATCGATGCGGATCCAGAAGTATCACCATACTTAAAAGTTGTCATGGTTACAAACTACAACGTCACTTATGCGGAACAGTTAATCCCAGCCTGTGATTTATCAGAACAGATCTCTTTAGCTTCTAAAGAAGCTTCTGGTACCGGTAATATGAAGATGATGTTGAACGGGGCCGTAACAATTGGTACCGATGATGGGGCTAACGTCGAAATCCATGATTTAGTCGGTGACAAGAACATCTATATCTTCGGTATTGATTCTGATACAGTTATCAAACATTATGAAAAAGCGGATTACCATCCAGCAGATGTTTTAGCAAAAGATCCAGAATTAAAGAAATTAGTCGACTTCATCGTTTCTGATGAAATGGTTAAAGTCGGAGATCATGAATGCTTAGAACGTTTACATCATGATTTATGTACAAAAGACTGGTTCATGGCTTTAATTGATGCCAAAGACTACATTGAAACCAAAGAGCGTGCTATCAAGGACTACAATGATCGTTATGCATGGGCTAAGAAGATGTTAATCAACATCTCTGCAGCTGGTTATTTCTCAAGTGACAGAACGATCCGTCAGTACAATGAAGACATCTGGAAACTTAAATAG
- the malQ gene encoding 4-alpha-glucanotransferase, with product MKTSGNLNREAGILMPVSMLNGPHGIGDFGECARHFLRSTAKAGFAIWQLLPLNPLGYGNSPYQPYSSFAGDEIYISLDELTKEGLIGEVPHFNAMNHHIDYEGVRQFKEKYLREAFAHFKEDEDYAAFIKRAFWLDDYAKFMTLKKANGNKQWNEWTTFDVDDNEVAYIKFLQFIFDKQWAALKDYAHALHLQVMGDMPIYVGLDSADVYSHKECFLLDQNDKPTAVAGVPPDYFSEDGQLWGNPLYDWDYLKDHGYSFWMERLSWNKDLFDIVRIDHFRAFDTYWKVPAGETTAKNGEWILGPAYDFFDAVFAKFPDLNVVAEDLGDLRKEVLELKDHYHMLGMRIVEYSFGPDEEKHNFVLPAFAIAYTGTHDNAPVNGWYHDLPKNERRRLRKIMSHYPYHGDMANKLVRFTLDSPCVKAIIPMFDLLGLGNEARINTPGTIGEPNWCYKLNTLDAYDRKIHRIHLLLEKSHRI from the coding sequence ATGAAGACATCTGGAAACTTAAATAGAGAAGCAGGCATTTTAATGCCTGTTTCTATGCTCAATGGACCACATGGTATTGGTGATTTTGGGGAATGTGCACGCCATTTCTTAAGATCAACAGCTAAAGCTGGCTTTGCCATCTGGCAACTGCTGCCATTAAATCCTTTGGGCTATGGAAACTCACCTTATCAGCCATATTCTTCTTTTGCGGGAGATGAAATCTATATTTCTTTAGATGAACTCACCAAAGAAGGATTAATTGGTGAAGTCCCTCATTTCAATGCGATGAATCATCACATTGATTATGAAGGCGTGAGACAATTTAAAGAAAAGTATTTACGCGAAGCATTCGCACACTTCAAAGAAGATGAAGACTACGCAGCCTTCATCAAACGGGCTTTCTGGCTCGATGATTATGCAAAATTCATGACCTTAAAGAAGGCTAATGGCAATAAGCAGTGGAACGAATGGACAACCTTTGATGTCGATGACAATGAAGTGGCTTATATTAAGTTCTTACAGTTTATTTTTGATAAACAGTGGGCTGCTTTAAAAGACTATGCCCATGCCTTGCACTTACAGGTAATGGGGGATATGCCTATTTACGTTGGGTTAGATAGTGCAGATGTCTATAGTCATAAAGAATGTTTCTTATTAGATCAGAATGACAAACCAACAGCGGTAGCTGGTGTCCCACCTGATTACTTCAGTGAAGATGGTCAGTTATGGGGCAATCCGCTCTATGACTGGGATTACCTGAAAGACCATGGTTACTCATTCTGGATGGAACGTTTAAGCTGGAACAAAGACTTATTCGATATTGTCCGCATCGATCACTTCCGTGCTTTCGATACGTACTGGAAAGTTCCAGCGGGAGAAACGACCGCCAAAAACGGCGAATGGATCTTAGGCCCAGCCTATGATTTCTTCGATGCGGTATTCGCTAAATTCCCTGACTTAAACGTCGTTGCCGAAGATTTAGGTGACTTACGTAAGGAAGTCTTAGAATTAAAAGATCATTATCATATGTTAGGTATGCGTATCGTAGAATACAGCTTTGGCCCTGATGAAGAAAAACATAACTTCGTCTTACCAGCTTTTGCAATCGCTTATACCGGGACTCATGATAATGCTCCAGTCAATGGCTGGTATCATGACTTACCAAAGAATGAACGTCGTCGCTTAAGAAAGATTATGTCGCATTATCCATATCATGGCGACATGGCTAATAAGTTAGTGCGTTTTACATTAGATTCACCATGTGTCAAAGCGATTATTCCAATGTTTGATTTATTAGGCTTAGGTAATGAAGCCCGCATCAATACGCCAGGAACCATCGGTGAACCAAACTGGTGTTATAAGTTAAATACCTTAGATGCTTATGATCGTAAGATCCATCGTATTCACTTATTATTAGAAAAATCACATCGTATTTAA
- a CDS encoding transposase, with product MPNIGEEYALESHLNQYMLLSKGLTKVDKKIEEFSKKTNSPILTIPEISHTSCITILAEIRCISNFNSVSKLTKYIDTPMHYESSQYEQRHSAITKKGNKYLRKMLYQVITPVINNNKVFKDFYDKKISEGKSHRCAQGHCVRKLIRILFHILITGELIDSAKLV from the coding sequence ATGCCTAACATAGGTGAAGAGTATGCCCTGGAAAGTCATTTAAACCAGTACATGTTGTTAAGTAAAGGGCTTACAAAAGTGGATAAAAAAATAGAAGAGTTTTCTAAAAAGACCAACTCTCCTATCTTAACCATTCCAGAAATTTCACACACTTCCTGTATCACTATACTAGCTGAAATCCGCTGCATTAGCAACTTTAATTCAGTATCAAAATTGACAAAATACATTGATACTCCCATGCACTATGAATCAAGCCAATATGAGCAAAGACATAGCGCCATTACTAAAAAAGGGAATAAATATCTCAGGAAAATGCTTTATCAGGTCATAACACCCGTTATTAACAACAATAAAGTATTTAAGGACTTTTACGATAAGAAAATAAGTGAAGGTAAAAGCCATAGGTGTGCGCAAGGACATTGTGTGAGAAAGCTGATTAGAATTCTCTTTCACATCCTTATAACCGGAGAATTAATTGATTCAGCAAAACTAGTATAA
- a CDS encoding IS110 family transposase, whose product MTIQNNIDGFKKLEETIKSYSKDNIKIGMEDTGHYHFNLLWYLINKEYNVYLINPVTTNADRKLTRNITKNDELDSVQIAEILDYPERKKLYRKVDKSFFELNEMKSLTRLHSDLYFSFNPVGHKIQKSLDMLFPEFNSLFSFHYGKTYMNILKAFK is encoded by the coding sequence ATGACTATCCAAAACAACATTGATGGTTTCAAAAAACTTGAAGAAACAATCAAGTCTTATTCGAAAGACAACATTAAAATTGGCATGGAAGATACCGGCCATTATCACTTTAACCTGCTGTGGTATCTGATAAATAAGGAATACAACGTTTATCTCATAAATCCAGTTACAACAAACGCTGACAGAAAATTGACACGTAACATCACTAAAAATGATGAACTAGATTCGGTACAAATCGCAGAAATACTAGATTACCCAGAGAGGAAGAAACTCTACAGAAAAGTGGATAAATCTTTTTTCGAACTGAATGAAATGAAAAGTCTTACCCGCTTGCACAGTGATCTTTACTTTTCGTTCAACCCAGTAGGTCATAAAATCCAGAAATCACTAGATATGCTTTTCCCGGAATTTAACAGCCTTTTCAGCTTCCATTACGGAAAGACATACATGAATATCCTAAAAGCCTTTAAATAA
- a CDS encoding DUF7601 domain-containing protein: MKKGKKLSTASALSAVLMAGAIMNAVPAFAANNTGATADPSATVTTKTTFDKYLVMKKNANVPNATFSYTVSIPTDDEMKSLPNPEDTNGTNLTIRKGIGSPTASSTTFEAGDQTFDSAQTVRTNTDSKTYDEKTADQVIGLDKDHKYAKQTSTVDFSKVTFSEPGVYRYKITENDTSEKGITKDSTARYLDVYVESDDNGKLSIQGYVFHTANKAQKKDGTNPEEKNKGFTNTYTTQDLTLTKTVTGNQGFRDQYFKFHVDITDLDGGARLFLTDKDGHKPYKSTDTVAYAYNAGTGKRDGGQKRFVATEGKGSFADVSAPAGADADMSGLALTANDSGNASFDVYLKHGESLKVNGLTEGAKYTVTETSEDYSASATKNAQAIDLTHSKDDHTDAIATQTLAGDETIAYTNDREGVLPTGIYHNNRAAFNIMGIAAAGGAIAIVIRKRRKNVEQALKNSNK, encoded by the coding sequence ATGAAAAAAGGAAAAAAATTAAGCACAGCTTCAGCTTTGTCAGCAGTCCTGATGGCTGGTGCAATTATGAATGCAGTGCCTGCTTTTGCAGCGAACAACACGGGAGCTACTGCAGATCCATCAGCGACTGTGACAACTAAAACAACATTTGACAAGTATCTGGTAATGAAAAAGAACGCAAACGTTCCAAATGCTACATTCAGCTATACAGTGTCTATTCCAACAGATGATGAAATGAAAAGTCTTCCTAATCCGGAAGATACAAATGGAACAAATCTTACTATAAGAAAGGGTATTGGTTCACCAACGGCATCATCTACAACGTTTGAAGCAGGTGATCAGACATTTGATTCAGCACAGACAGTAAGAACAAACACAGACTCAAAAACATATGATGAAAAAACAGCTGATCAGGTTATTGGATTAGACAAAGATCATAAATACGCAAAGCAGACATCTACAGTTGATTTTTCAAAGGTAACATTCAGCGAACCGGGTGTCTACAGATACAAGATCACAGAAAATGATACCAGTGAAAAGGGCATCACAAAGGACTCAACAGCAAGATATCTGGACGTTTATGTGGAATCAGACGATAATGGGAAACTGAGCATTCAAGGATACGTCTTCCATACAGCAAATAAAGCACAAAAAAAGGATGGCACAAATCCTGAAGAAAAAAACAAAGGATTCACAAACACCTATACAACACAGGATCTTACACTTACAAAAACTGTTACAGGAAATCAGGGGTTCAGAGATCAGTACTTCAAATTTCATGTAGATATTACAGATCTTGACGGAGGAGCACGATTATTCCTGACTGATAAGGACGGCCACAAGCCATACAAGAGCACAGACACAGTTGCCTATGCCTACAATGCAGGTACAGGCAAAAGAGATGGCGGTCAGAAACGTTTTGTGGCAACAGAAGGAAAAGGATCGTTCGCCGATGTCTCCGCTCCAGCTGGGGCAGATGCCGACATGTCAGGACTTGCACTTACCGCTAACGACAGCGGAAATGCATCCTTCGACGTATACCTGAAACACGGTGAATCACTGAAAGTCAACGGTCTTACTGAAGGCGCAAAATACACTGTAACGGAAACAAGTGAAGATTATTCTGCATCCGCTACAAAAAATGCTCAGGCTATCGATCTGACGCATAGCAAAGACGATCATACCGATGCAATTGCTACGCAGACATTGGCAGGGGACGAAACCATTGCATATACAAATGACCGTGAAGGCGTTCTTCCAACTGGTATTTATCACAATAACCGTGCAGCATTCAACATCATGGGCATTGCGGCAGCTGGCGGAGCAATTGCCATTGTCATCAGAAAGCGCAGAAAAAACGTTGAACAGGCACTGAAAAATTCGAATAAATAA
- the lepB gene encoding signal peptidase I, with product MSRKQLIYKWLWPFEKLVILAVAISAVLIFVFSFHVCDGSSMYPTISDGDMCLFYRLDTPARGDIVSYKTPSGIKIGRAVGIAGDRVSIDHEKLYVNGYEQESFYTVPGNVAEHTVKSGEIFVVNDYRTDTSDSRKYGDISLKNVEGVYFASLRTGGVS from the coding sequence ATGAGCAGAAAGCAGCTCATTTATAAGTGGCTATGGCCGTTTGAAAAGCTAGTCATTCTGGCTGTAGCCATTTCTGCTGTTCTGATTTTTGTCTTCAGCTTTCATGTATGCGATGGATCATCGATGTATCCGACAATCAGCGATGGAGACATGTGCCTTTTCTATCGTCTGGATACACCGGCAAGAGGAGATATCGTTTCCTATAAGACGCCATCCGGCATAAAGATCGGAAGAGCGGTCGGCATCGCCGGAGACAGAGTAAGCATTGATCATGAAAAGCTTTATGTCAACGGATATGAGCAGGAGTCATTCTACACTGTGCCGGGAAACGTTGCGGAACATACAGTAAAAAGCGGTGAAATATTTGTAGTCAATGACTACCGTACTGATACGTCAGATTCCAGAAAATATGGAGATATTTCGCTGAAGAATGTGGAAGGCGTGTATTTTGCATCACTTCGGACAGGAGGCGTTTCATAA
- a CDS encoding class B sortase — protein sequence MGMNFLKKLGEYDGRTPEERAYAIVNHVVDFFITAVIVVAMIIGGYSFYIYQRQLHKADIGYTGYTMEQLGAVGWITIDHTDIDYPIMQGKTNTEYMNRNPLGEMSLSGSIFLDSASKSDFSDPYSIIYGHHMAQGKMFGALDAYHDNGYLKKHATGILKTRKGNTYSLKIVSCISISGKNQTVFDVQQNISDKRKELIRLSPELAGNKKILALSTCQDTETDERTVVFATYE from the coding sequence ATGGGGATGAATTTTCTCAAAAAGCTTGGCGAATACGACGGAAGAACGCCGGAGGAAAGAGCGTATGCCATCGTCAACCATGTTGTAGATTTCTTTATTACGGCAGTTATTGTTGTTGCAATGATCATTGGCGGATATTCGTTCTACATCTATCAGCGTCAGCTTCACAAAGCAGACATCGGTTATACAGGCTATACAATGGAACAGCTTGGAGCAGTGGGATGGATCACGATTGATCATACAGACATTGACTATCCGATCATGCAGGGGAAGACAAATACTGAATACATGAACAGAAACCCGCTTGGGGAAATGTCGCTGTCAGGAAGCATTTTTCTTGATTCGGCATCAAAAAGCGATTTTTCTGATCCGTATTCGATTATCTACGGGCATCATATGGCTCAGGGAAAGATGTTCGGCGCTCTTGACGCCTACCATGATAACGGCTATCTGAAAAAACATGCGACAGGGATTCTCAAAACAAGAAAAGGAAATACATACAGCCTGAAGATTGTTTCATGCATCAGCATAAGCGGAAAAAATCAGACAGTGTTTGACGTTCAGCAGAACATCAGCGACAAGAGAAAAGAACTGATCAGACTTTCGCCTGAGCTTGCAGGAAATAAGAAGATACTTGCGCTTTCAACCTGTCAGGATACGGAAACAGACGAAAGAACAGTCGTGTTTGCGACGTACGAATAG